Proteins found in one Candidatus Syntrophosphaera sp. genomic segment:
- the nadA gene encoding quinolinate synthase NadA, whose amino-acid sequence MTLIDKINRLRQEKNALILAHNYQAIAVQDIADFRGDSLQLSILAQQSKARLIVFCGVRFMAETASILNPGAKILLPAEDAGCPMADMITAEQLRGFKAQHPGAAVVCYVNSSVEVKAESDVCCTSSNAVRILKSFPKDQTILFVPDKNLGTWAGRQSGRKVIVWEGYCPVHEWGFQHRQLLKIRELHPGFTLLAHPECDEDIVEAADHVLSTGGMMKYASDHDKLIIATEAAFTDYLKHIYPHKQLEALNTLARCVNMRKTTLHHVLESLDKEQHEVTVDPEIATKALRSLTRMLELSI is encoded by the coding sequence ATGACACTCATAGACAAGATTAACAGGCTTCGCCAGGAAAAGAACGCCCTGATCCTGGCCCACAACTATCAAGCCATCGCGGTCCAGGACATTGCCGATTTCCGGGGGGATTCACTGCAGCTCTCGATCCTGGCGCAGCAGAGCAAGGCCCGGCTGATCGTTTTCTGCGGGGTGCGCTTCATGGCGGAGACCGCTTCTATCCTCAATCCCGGGGCGAAGATCCTGCTCCCGGCCGAGGACGCGGGCTGCCCCATGGCGGACATGATCACGGCGGAGCAGCTGCGTGGTTTCAAAGCCCAACATCCAGGCGCCGCGGTGGTCTGCTATGTCAATTCCTCGGTCGAGGTCAAGGCCGAAAGCGACGTCTGCTGCACTTCCTCAAACGCGGTCAGGATCCTCAAATCCTTTCCCAAAGACCAGACCATCCTCTTCGTTCCGGACAAGAACCTGGGAACCTGGGCTGGCCGGCAAAGCGGACGCAAGGTCATCGTCTGGGAAGGCTACTGCCCGGTGCACGAATGGGGCTTTCAGCACAGGCAGTTGCTCAAGATCCGCGAGCTGCATCCCGGCTTCACCTTGCTGGCCCATCCGGAGTGCGACGAGGACATCGTGGAAGCAGCGGACCATGTGCTTTCCACAGGCGGGATGATGAAATACGCCAGCGACCACGACAAGCTGATCATCGCCACCGAAGCGGCTTTCACGGACTATCTGAAGCACATCTATCCCCACAAACAGCTGGAGGCCCTGAACACACTGGCCCGCTGTGTCAACATGCGCAAAACCACCCTGCACCATGTTTTGGAATCCCTGGACAAGGAGCAGCACGAGGTGACGGTGGATCCCGAGATCGCCACCAAGGCCCTGCGCTCGCTAACCCGCATGCTGGAGCTTTCCATCTGA
- the dut gene encoding dUTP diphosphatase codes for MKIRYKLLTPTAIPPKRMTDHSVGWDLSADLARSEVLEPGDRAAIPTGIAVEIPTGYEGQIRPRSGLALHRGLGVLNSPGTIDSDYRGELKVILINASAETVIIQPTMRVAQIVICPVVCADFEEAPELEDSSRSEGGFGHTGE; via the coding sequence ATGAAGATACGCTATAAACTGCTCACCCCGACCGCCATTCCGCCCAAGAGGATGACCGACCACAGCGTGGGTTGGGACCTGAGCGCCGATCTGGCCAGATCCGAGGTCCTCGAGCCCGGGGACAGGGCCGCCATCCCCACAGGCATCGCGGTGGAGATTCCGACTGGCTATGAAGGGCAGATCCGACCCCGCAGCGGACTGGCCCTGCACAGGGGACTGGGGGTGCTGAATTCGCCCGGCACGATCGATTCCGACTACCGGGGCGAGCTCAAGGTCATCCTGATCAACGCCTCCGCCGAGACCGTGATCATCCAGCCCACCATGCGCGTTGCCCAGATCGTCATCTGCCCTGTGGTCTGCGCCGATTTTGAGGAAGCTCCCGAGCTTGAAGACAGCAGCCGTTCCGAAGGCGGATTTGGGCATACGGGGGAATGA